A region of Allocoleopsis franciscana PCC 7113 DNA encodes the following proteins:
- a CDS encoding c-type heme family protein yields the protein MFKNLKLGTKLNLLLLLIFLGVVGISGLALSKILGDNAKEKVASQAFLLLETMSSVRDYTADQINPELAPRLEKEDWFLPQTVPAYSAREVFEKLRKREQYSNFFYKEATLNPTNPRDKADPFETTVVEKFRKQSELKEVTGFRSLPSGEIFYVARPLVISEQSCLRCHSTPEQAPKSQIATYGRDNGFGWKLNEIIGAKVISVPASAVFNEARRLQVLVIGSLSVFFLLAMIIINLFLKFAVTNPLKRMAHLSKQVSTGDMKGEFEHPAHDEIGILAASLNRMKVSLEMAMNMLNTDIQE from the coding sequence ATGTTCAAAAACCTCAAGTTAGGGACTAAACTCAATTTACTCTTGCTACTCATTTTCTTAGGTGTGGTTGGCATCAGTGGTTTAGCGTTGTCTAAAATTTTAGGGGATAATGCGAAAGAAAAAGTGGCTTCACAGGCTTTTCTCTTGCTCGAAACCATGAGTTCTGTCCGTGACTATACAGCGGATCAAATTAATCCTGAATTAGCGCCTCGCTTAGAAAAAGAAGATTGGTTTTTACCACAAACGGTACCCGCCTATTCAGCCCGTGAAGTTTTTGAAAAGTTGCGTAAACGTGAGCAATACAGTAACTTTTTCTATAAAGAAGCGACTTTAAATCCGACGAACCCAAGAGATAAAGCTGACCCTTTTGAAACCACTGTCGTTGAGAAATTTCGCAAGCAATCAGAACTGAAAGAAGTAACGGGATTTCGTTCTCTTCCGAGTGGAGAAATCTTTTATGTTGCTCGTCCGCTGGTGATTTCTGAGCAAAGCTGCCTACGTTGCCATAGCACTCCCGAACAGGCTCCTAAAAGTCAAATTGCGACTTACGGTCGTGATAATGGTTTTGGTTGGAAACTTAATGAAATTATTGGAGCCAAAGTGATATCAGTACCCGCTAGTGCTGTTTTTAATGAAGCTCGGCGTTTACAAGTCTTGGTTATTGGCAGCCTCAGTGTTTTCTTTCTGCTAGCCATGATTATTATTAATCTATTTCTCAAATTTGCGGTTACTAACCCCCTGAAGCGGATGGCTCACTTGTCGAAACAAGTCAGTACTGGCGACATGAAGGGAGAATTTGAACACCCAGCTCATGATGAAATTGGTATACTAGCCGCCTCTCTGAATCGGATGAAAGTCAGTTTAGAAATGGCCATGAATATGTTGAATACAGACATACAAGAGTGA
- a CDS encoding acyl-CoA dehydrogenase family protein translates to MSSTTVNQGVAHQIEQEDQQALLNLAETYLRESVAPVASEIDDNPQVLKEALRGMGDRSLLALRVPKVWGGAQVSEITYRHFQQLVPRYSGALNFLQTQHQSAAGFFTNSENEALKQQYLPYMSKGEILVGIGFSHLRRSGEPIMKAVVVEGGYQLAGKVPWVTGFGFFQDFIVGAALPDGRAIYGVVPFVDTVQETGGAIAFSEPMQLGAMSSTNTVTATLTHWFLPQERVIFIKPIGAIHENDQKNVLHHGFYSLGCARAGLDIVEAAYQTKQLPLIKQAFDALDAELTRCQSAMMQTLPPDSQTWEERLQLRAWAINLAQRCASAAVTVSSGAANYRYHAAQRVYLEALVFTVSGQTTAVMEATLAQLVVSNRFE, encoded by the coding sequence ATGTCATCGACAACCGTGAATCAGGGTGTTGCTCATCAGATTGAACAGGAAGATCAGCAAGCGTTATTAAATCTTGCTGAGACTTATCTTCGGGAGTCTGTTGCACCCGTGGCGTCAGAGATTGATGACAATCCACAGGTGTTGAAAGAGGCACTTCGGGGAATGGGCGATCGCTCCTTACTCGCGCTACGGGTTCCCAAAGTTTGGGGCGGTGCACAAGTGAGTGAAATCACCTATCGCCACTTCCAACAACTCGTTCCTCGCTATTCGGGCGCTTTAAATTTTCTCCAAACTCAACACCAAAGTGCAGCAGGATTCTTCACTAACAGCGAAAATGAAGCGTTAAAACAGCAATATCTACCCTATATGAGCAAGGGTGAGATATTAGTTGGGATTGGCTTTTCCCACCTCCGACGTTCAGGTGAGCCAATCATGAAAGCCGTGGTTGTAGAAGGCGGGTATCAGCTTGCAGGAAAGGTGCCTTGGGTGACCGGTTTTGGCTTCTTTCAAGATTTTATTGTAGGTGCAGCCCTTCCGGATGGTCGGGCGATTTATGGGGTTGTGCCCTTTGTGGACACAGTCCAAGAAACGGGGGGTGCGATTGCGTTTAGCGAACCCATGCAATTGGGAGCCATGTCCTCAACCAATACCGTTACGGCAACACTCACCCATTGGTTTTTACCCCAAGAGCGTGTCATCTTTATCAAACCTATAGGAGCCATTCACGAGAACGATCAAAAGAATGTTCTGCATCACGGTTTTTATTCCTTGGGCTGTGCCAGAGCAGGACTTGATATTGTTGAAGCGGCTTACCAGACGAAACAACTTCCCTTGATCAAGCAAGCGTTTGATGCTCTCGATGCAGAACTTACCCGCTGTCAGTCTGCAATGATGCAGACGTTACCACCCGATTCCCAGACGTGGGAAGAGCGCCTGCAACTGCGAGCATGGGCGATTAATCTAGCGCAACGCTGTGCGAGTGCGGCGGTTACGGTTTCTAGCGGTGCAGCGAATTACCGATATCATGCAGCACAGCGAGTCTATCTTGAGGCATTGGTTTTTACTGTTTCGGGTCAAACCACTGCCGTCATGGAAGCGACTCTCGCTCAGTTAGTTGTTTCAAATAGGTTTGAGTAA
- a CDS encoding PHP domain-containing protein, with the protein MVVNIDQALASPQLTGQDVPALRQVWETIGPDSCPCSYNFHMHTIYSDGQLKPEDLIKQAIAIGIKGLAITDHHTIGGYLVAQGWLEYLHKQSPPVTPYPYLWTGVEITASLLGTDVHILGYAFDPKHPAIESYLQGEAPRHREAQAAVVIAAIQQAGGLAVLAHPARYRRPATELISAVVHLGIDGVETYYAYANPNPWQTSPMQTQQVKQLSEAYNLLNTCGTDTHGMNLLRRL; encoded by the coding sequence ATGGTGGTCAACATTGATCAAGCTTTAGCTTCACCCCAACTAACAGGACAAGATGTACCAGCGCTCAGGCAAGTCTGGGAAACCATTGGGCCAGATAGTTGTCCTTGTTCCTACAACTTTCACATGCACACTATCTATTCCGATGGTCAACTCAAGCCAGAAGATTTGATCAAGCAGGCGATCGCTATTGGTATCAAAGGACTGGCAATTACCGACCACCACACGATTGGGGGCTACCTCGTCGCTCAAGGCTGGCTGGAATACTTGCATAAACAATCCCCTCCTGTCACACCCTATCCTTACCTTTGGACGGGTGTTGAAATTACAGCGAGCCTACTCGGCACTGATGTTCATATCCTCGGCTATGCCTTCGATCCCAAACATCCCGCTATAGAGTCTTATCTCCAAGGCGAAGCACCTCGACATCGCGAAGCTCAGGCGGCAGTGGTGATTGCTGCAATTCAGCAGGCTGGCGGTTTAGCTGTTTTGGCTCATCCAGCACGCTACCGACGCCCAGCGACAGAGTTAATTTCCGCCGTAGTGCATTTAGGCATAGATGGCGTCGAAACATATTACGCCTACGCCAACCCAAACCCCTGGCAAACCAGCCCCATGCAAACGCAGCAAGTAAAACAGTTGAGTGAGGCTTACAATCTGCTGAATACTTGCGGTACGGATACTCACGGAATGAATTTACTGCGGCGACTTTGA
- a CDS encoding Spy/CpxP family protein refolding chaperone has protein sequence MWLHRVSVSSVLLLALGSAIALSKPNTPFPHLVGQNLGGKKGGGQGEFKLMEQLNLTSVQKQKLKAIYSQYKDRISQHKQAVRQSTQELRQLMVSTASTDEVRAKYQQVELVRHQLEAASFESMLAMREVLTPTQRSQFAQLMEQQGKLADNRMVPPRGY, from the coding sequence ATGTGGTTACATCGTGTATCTGTGTCGTCCGTGCTGCTGCTTGCGCTGGGAAGTGCGATCGCCTTGAGCAAACCCAACACCCCATTCCCTCATCTCGTCGGACAAAACTTAGGAGGAAAAAAGGGTGGGGGGCAGGGCGAGTTCAAATTGATGGAACAACTCAACCTGACTTCGGTGCAAAAGCAAAAGCTAAAAGCAATTTACTCCCAGTACAAAGATCGAATATCCCAACACAAACAGGCTGTACGTCAATCGACCCAAGAATTGCGTCAACTCATGGTCAGTACGGCTTCAACTGACGAAGTTCGGGCTAAATATCAGCAAGTGGAATTGGTGCGCCACCAGCTAGAAGCCGCCAGCTTTGAAAGTATGCTCGCCATGCGAGAGGTGTTAACGCCCACTCAACGCAGCCAGTTTGCTCAACTGATGGAACAACAAGGGAAATTAGCCGACAATCGGATGGTTCCGCCCAGAGGGTATTAA
- a CDS encoding nucleoside triphosphate pyrophosphohydrolase — protein MRQEHNKLVRDGIPEIIRQAGNHCEVVLMSEVEFSQALREKLLEEAQEAVAASSENLVSELADLQEVIDALLRVYGIERKSLIKEQTRKRTERGGFEKRLRLLWTESS, from the coding sequence ATGCGCCAAGAACACAATAAGCTTGTGCGAGACGGCATTCCAGAAATTATTCGCCAAGCAGGGAACCACTGCGAAGTGGTATTGATGTCTGAGGTGGAGTTTAGTCAAGCACTGCGAGAAAAGCTGCTGGAAGAAGCCCAAGAAGCAGTAGCGGCGAGTTCGGAAAATTTAGTTAGTGAGTTAGCAGATTTACAAGAAGTGATTGATGCACTTTTAAGAGTGTATGGGATTGAGCGTAAATCCTTGATTAAGGAACAAACACGCAAACGAACGGAACGGGGTGGCTTTGAGAAACGCCTGCGGTTGTTGTGGACTGAGTCTTCATAA
- a CDS encoding adenylate/guanylate cyclase domain-containing protein has translation MSAEGDESVPYLIQNPENPDQKVHELQFGLNTIGREISNTIILLHKSLSRHHAQLIINDQGVMMKDLGSLNKTYVNEREIDQCQLRHGDLVRCGSVLFKFVHSIEQHQAPIPLKDETANLSILRRFSPEQTRVEMQELLQQESSNYQRSVLKLRQEDVTQRAVDKLKILLEVSKQLSSPEENERLFEKILDLLFEIMNVDRAVILLVNEETGQLEQKAVKFRIGVPTDDQFYSTTITNFVQQNGDSVLISDARQDQRFSESLSVLNQAIQASMCVPLKPRDTVIGVLYTDNLSMADIYSQEDLEFLTALANQAAIAIENTELNKKMQSEAIVRTKLERFFPQAVSKKLKEEGNLEIVDTEVTALFADISGFTAMSSTMEPRQIIEMLNEYFEVMVEDIVFQYEGTLEKYIGDALLAVWGAPYRQPDDARRAVHAAIAMQRAVLRLREQWRQRHGIDIQIHIGLNTGKVAAGNIGSQNLIQYATIGDTTNVTSRICSAAQEGEIMISQTTLDQLNDPNVAIEKMPPVWVKGKDHPLQLYRVQWNV, from the coding sequence ATGAGCGCTGAGGGAGATGAGAGCGTGCCGTACTTAATCCAAAATCCAGAGAATCCTGACCAAAAAGTTCATGAATTACAGTTTGGTTTAAACACGATCGGGCGTGAGATCAGTAACACCATCATCTTGCTTCATAAAAGTCTTTCCCGTCACCATGCTCAGCTCATCATTAATGATCAGGGTGTGATGATGAAGGATTTGGGCAGCTTGAATAAAACGTATGTGAATGAGCGGGAAATTGACCAATGTCAACTCAGGCATGGAGATTTAGTTCGCTGTGGGAGTGTATTGTTTAAATTTGTCCATTCCATTGAGCAGCATCAGGCACCAATTCCCTTAAAGGATGAAACCGCAAACCTATCGATTTTGAGACGGTTTTCACCGGAGCAAACTCGTGTAGAAATGCAGGAATTACTCCAGCAAGAGAGTTCAAACTATCAGCGCTCAGTCCTCAAGTTACGACAAGAAGATGTTACTCAACGGGCAGTAGACAAGCTGAAAATTTTATTGGAAGTGAGCAAACAACTTTCTTCTCCGGAAGAGAATGAAAGGCTGTTTGAGAAAATTCTCGACTTATTATTCGAGATTATGAATGTTGACCGAGCTGTGATTTTACTGGTGAATGAGGAAACCGGACAGCTTGAGCAAAAAGCGGTTAAGTTCCGAATTGGAGTGCCAACGGATGACCAGTTTTATAGCACAACAATTACCAATTTTGTTCAGCAAAATGGGGATTCGGTTTTAATTTCGGATGCCCGTCAAGATCAGCGGTTTAGTGAGTCGTTGTCGGTACTCAACCAAGCTATCCAAGCCTCGATGTGTGTCCCCTTGAAACCGCGAGATACGGTGATTGGGGTACTCTATACGGACAATCTTTCCATGGCGGATATTTATTCCCAGGAAGATTTGGAGTTCCTGACAGCGCTGGCGAACCAAGCGGCGATCGCGATTGAAAATACAGAACTCAACAAGAAGATGCAATCAGAAGCGATCGTGCGGACAAAACTAGAGCGTTTCTTCCCTCAAGCGGTAAGTAAAAAGCTCAAGGAAGAAGGGAACTTGGAGATTGTGGATACGGAGGTAACCGCGCTGTTTGCAGACATCAGCGGCTTTACAGCCATGTCCTCCACCATGGAGCCGCGCCAAATTATTGAAATGCTCAATGAATACTTCGAGGTGATGGTCGAGGACATTGTATTTCAATACGAAGGCACCTTGGAGAAATATATTGGCGATGCTCTACTGGCTGTTTGGGGCGCTCCCTATCGACAACCGGATGATGCACGGCGTGCGGTTCATGCGGCGATCGCCATGCAAAGAGCGGTTTTGCGCCTGCGCGAGCAATGGCGACAGCGACACGGGATCGATATTCAAATCCATATTGGACTCAATACCGGCAAAGTCGCAGCCGGAAATATCGGTTCCCAGAATTTAATTCAATACGCCACCATTGGCGATACCACCAATGTCACCAGCCGCATCTGTAGCGCGGCGCAGGAAGGGGAGATTATGATTTCCCAAACCACCCTAGATCAGCTCAATGACCCCAATGTAGCGATTGAAAAAATGCCCCCTGTATGGGTCAAGGGCAAAGACCATCCGCTTCAGCTCTATCGTGTCCAGTGGAATGTTTAG
- a CDS encoding polysaccharide deacetylase family protein, translating into MTKPILLSFDIEEFDIPEEYGEKVDEKKQFDVSLQGLKAVLSLIDALEIKATFFVTANFAIHHEAIIREISQKHEIASHGFYHSSFSLEDLEKSRRTLEQITNSRVTGFRMPRLMEIDEQALHTAGYQYNSSMNPTYIPGRYNNFFKQRTAYYSHEIWNIPVSVTPKIRFPLFWLSFKNFPLLWMQIATQRTLQHDSYLCIYFHPWEFTDIQDFHLPNFIKRRSGQGMIDRLRKYLSWLQKQGKFMTFSDFIHSRNYR; encoded by the coding sequence ATGACAAAGCCTATATTGTTGAGTTTTGATATCGAAGAATTTGATATTCCGGAAGAATATGGAGAAAAAGTTGATGAGAAGAAGCAGTTTGATGTTTCTTTGCAAGGATTAAAAGCTGTGCTGTCGTTGATTGATGCCTTAGAGATAAAAGCGACGTTCTTTGTGACAGCGAATTTTGCAATTCATCATGAAGCGATAATACGAGAAATTTCCCAAAAACATGAAATTGCTTCTCATGGATTCTACCATTCGTCCTTCAGCTTGGAAGATTTAGAAAAATCTCGAAGAACTTTAGAACAAATTACGAATAGTCGTGTTACAGGATTTAGAATGCCTCGGCTGATGGAGATTGATGAGCAAGCCCTGCACACAGCAGGTTATCAATATAACTCGTCTATGAATCCCACCTATATTCCAGGAAGATATAATAATTTTTTCAAACAGAGGACAGCTTATTACTCCCATGAGATATGGAATATTCCAGTTTCTGTAACCCCCAAGATTCGATTTCCGCTGTTTTGGTTGAGCTTTAAAAACTTCCCTTTATTATGGATGCAAATTGCTACTCAGAGAACTCTTCAGCATGATTCTTACCTGTGTATCTATTTTCATCCATGGGAGTTTACGGATATTCAGGATTTTCACCTCCCCAATTTTATTAAAAGACGCTCTGGTCAGGGCATGATTGACCGACTAAGAAAGTATTTGAGCTGGCTCCAAAAACAGGGAAAATTTATGACTTTTTCAGATTTTATTCATTCGCGAAATTATAGATAG
- a CDS encoding serine/threonine protein kinase, protein MSLCINPSCSNTDNRDTQLFCQSCSSELLLEGRYRVTRQLGSGGFGKTYEVSDRSGPLQVLKVLSNNHPKYVELFQREAQVLARLNHHGIPKVEPNAYFVFLPRNRPEPLHCLVMEKIEGLNLEQYIRQRGSPIDHKLARQWLIQLVTILQEVHSQNFFHRDIKPSNIMLRSDGHLVLIDFGTAREVTETYVTKQATGEVTGVISAGYTPPEQFNGQAVPQSDFFALARTFIYLLSSKDPSKLYDSYADELRWREAAPLASPQLADLLDHMMARFPHQRPQTAADILQQLEQISSDTYIPQNSLPKPVPQIYFQQTLPIQALAEQTEELRPYKPSSSPPKTPLTPPPQIPPVSPPRANPSHSSIPTTAPALDPNFIRHCQQELAEYIGPMAAIICQRTLAQNPGMSANQFIEALAKKIPNSKHSQEFQRRLLT, encoded by the coding sequence ATGAGCCTTTGCATTAATCCTAGCTGCTCAAATACCGACAATCGCGACACCCAACTGTTCTGTCAGAGTTGTAGCTCTGAATTATTGTTGGAAGGTCGCTATCGGGTGACGCGCCAGCTAGGAAGTGGCGGCTTCGGGAAAACCTATGAAGTGAGCGATCGCTCTGGCCCTCTTCAAGTCTTGAAAGTCCTGAGTAATAATCATCCCAAGTATGTCGAACTCTTCCAACGAGAAGCTCAAGTCTTAGCGCGACTCAATCATCATGGCATTCCCAAAGTAGAACCCAATGCCTACTTCGTCTTCTTGCCTCGAAACAGACCAGAGCCATTGCACTGTCTGGTCATGGAAAAGATTGAGGGGTTGAATTTAGAGCAATATATCCGACAGCGGGGCAGTCCGATTGATCATAAATTAGCCCGTCAATGGCTGATCCAACTGGTCACAATCTTACAGGAGGTACACAGCCAAAACTTTTTCCATCGGGATATCAAGCCATCCAACATTATGCTCCGATCCGATGGACACCTTGTATTAATTGATTTTGGTACGGCACGGGAAGTGACGGAGACCTATGTCACGAAACAAGCCACGGGTGAGGTGACGGGGGTGATTTCTGCCGGTTATACACCTCCAGAGCAATTCAATGGTCAAGCAGTACCCCAATCCGATTTCTTTGCTTTGGCACGCACATTTATTTATCTGCTCAGTAGCAAAGACCCTAGTAAACTGTATGACTCCTATGCCGACGAGCTGCGCTGGCGTGAAGCGGCTCCCTTGGCTTCTCCCCAACTGGCAGACCTGTTGGATCACATGATGGCACGTTTTCCCCATCAGCGTCCTCAAACAGCCGCCGACATTTTGCAACAACTCGAACAGATTAGCAGTGATACCTATATACCCCAAAATTCTTTGCCAAAGCCTGTACCTCAGATTTACTTCCAACAGACGCTGCCTATACAGGCATTGGCAGAGCAGACCGAAGAACTGAGACCCTACAAACCTTCCTCCTCTCCCCCAAAGACACCCCTCACCCCACCACCCCAAATCCCCCCAGTATCCCCGCCGCGTGCCAATCCGAGTCACTCATCAATTCCTACGACAGCGCCCGCACTCGATCCTAATTTTATCCGTCATTGTCAACAAGAACTCGCGGAATATATTGGCCCCATGGCTGCAATTATCTGTCAGCGCACACTGGCTCAAAATCCCGGAATGTCCGCCAATCAATTTATAGAAGCGTTAGCTAAGAAAATTCCCAACTCGAAGCATTCCCAAGAATTTCAGCGTCGGTTACTCACCTGA
- a CDS encoding glycosyltransferase — MLNISVILPIYNEADCINTTFESVLRYSKSHPFYQFIFVNDGSTDDTQNILEENISEKAKNHHISLISYEQNQGKGYAIKKGVESSVGNYVCFIDSDLAYSLSHLDLLVNQLELFDVVIGCRSLNNENLKRVKPIRFLAGKLFNLMTQSILSLKFSDVQAGLKGFRRDVAQALFEKQTIKRFCFDVELIYLAQKIGYTIGEIPALVSVAHLNKISKVNLIRDSGRMLQSLIKIKMNDILGLYDKAYIVEF, encoded by the coding sequence ATGCTTAACATATCAGTCATTTTACCGATTTACAATGAAGCAGACTGCATCAATACAACTTTTGAGTCCGTTTTAAGATACTCTAAAAGTCACCCCTTTTATCAGTTTATTTTTGTAAATGATGGTTCTACAGATGATACCCAAAATATTTTAGAGGAAAACATATCTGAAAAAGCAAAAAATCATCATATATCTTTAATTTCTTATGAGCAAAATCAAGGTAAAGGATATGCCATAAAAAAAGGAGTGGAATCGAGTGTTGGAAATTATGTCTGCTTTATAGATAGTGATTTAGCTTATTCTTTATCTCATTTAGATTTATTGGTTAATCAATTAGAATTATTTGATGTTGTGATTGGTTGTAGAAGCCTGAACAATGAGAATTTGAAACGAGTCAAACCCATAAGATTTTTGGCAGGTAAGTTATTTAATTTAATGACTCAAAGCATACTATCACTCAAATTTAGTGATGTTCAGGCTGGCTTAAAAGGGTTTAGAAGAGATGTGGCACAGGCTTTATTCGAGAAACAAACTATAAAAAGATTTTGCTTTGATGTTGAGTTAATTTACTTAGCTCAAAAGATTGGATATACCATTGGTGAGATTCCGGCGCTTGTTTCTGTTGCTCATTTAAACAAAATATCAAAAGTGAATCTAATTAGAGATTCCGGTAGAATGCTCCAGAGCCTCATTAAAATTAAAATGAATGATATTTTGGGTTTATATGACAAAGCCTATATTGTTGAGTTTTGA
- a CDS encoding sigma-70 family RNA polymerase sigma factor: MSVIPAGASSNDPTAQEAETDIDLVLQCQQGNQQSFRQLYRRYCARVRSTLYQLCGGEALDDLVQEVFLRAWKGLPQLRQASQFSTWLYRICWNVASDQRRQFAQERSFNSKLKTARDVLSPSDSKHSQSPDLMELHYQDIIQRGLQQLSFEHRAVLVLHDLEDLPQKEVAQILGIAVGTVKSRLFHARTSLRKYIQQQGEIL, translated from the coding sequence GTGTCAGTAATACCTGCCGGGGCGTCAAGCAATGACCCTACTGCTCAAGAAGCTGAAACCGACATCGACTTGGTGCTACAGTGCCAACAGGGAAACCAACAAAGTTTCCGCCAACTGTATCGGCGCTATTGTGCGCGAGTGCGGTCAACCCTCTACCAACTCTGTGGTGGTGAGGCTCTCGATGATTTAGTCCAAGAGGTTTTCCTCCGCGCCTGGAAAGGCTTACCCCAGCTACGGCAGGCGTCCCAATTTTCGACCTGGCTTTATCGGATCTGCTGGAATGTGGCATCTGATCAACGGCGGCAATTTGCTCAAGAGCGTTCTTTTAACTCCAAACTCAAAACTGCTCGAGATGTCTTGTCTCCTAGCGACTCGAAACACTCTCAATCGCCTGACTTGATGGAACTGCACTATCAAGACATCATACAGAGGGGACTGCAACAGTTGAGTTTTGAGCATCGTGCTGTACTGGTGTTGCATGACTTAGAGGATTTGCCACAAAAGGAGGTGGCGCAAATTTTGGGCATCGCTGTGGGAACCGTGAAGTCTCGTCTTTTTCATGCCCGAACATCCCTGAGGAAATATATCCAGCAACAAGGAGAGATTCTATGA
- a CDS encoding phosphate/phosphite/phosphonate ABC transporter substrate-binding protein produces MFSRRLFLWQIVLLLTACKTAETSKLGKLSMGVVSYGEDDRSIEQYSPLVDYLQAQLKTIIELEPAYNEIKALEQIKRKNWSLVFAPPGLAAIAIFEEQYSPLFPLEGVEKMRSLIVVREESPFKKLTDLKNQTMALGQPGSATGYSLPLYNLYGLTLAGVRIAPTPKTILEWIDKKEVAAGALSLADLERYRQNFKQTNYRVIHSSSVPPGAIIVGPMVELYQQERIRKTLASASQNTIQAAGYLTNSRVPEYKALMEIIAKVRPLAGKIKDKPVYLHK; encoded by the coding sequence ATGTTTTCACGCCGTCTCTTCCTGTGGCAGATAGTACTCCTCCTGACAGCTTGTAAAACAGCAGAAACGTCTAAACTAGGGAAATTAAGCATGGGGGTAGTGAGTTACGGTGAAGATGATCGCTCCATTGAGCAATACTCACCGCTTGTTGACTACTTACAAGCTCAACTCAAGACGATTATAGAGTTGGAACCGGCGTACAACGAAATCAAGGCACTTGAACAAATTAAACGAAAAAATTGGTCGTTAGTCTTCGCGCCTCCCGGTTTAGCCGCCATCGCGATTTTTGAGGAACAGTATTCGCCACTTTTTCCTCTAGAAGGAGTGGAAAAGATGCGATCGCTAATTGTGGTACGCGAGGAAAGCCCTTTTAAAAAATTAACAGACCTTAAGAACCAAACGATGGCATTAGGTCAACCGGGTTCGGCTACGGGCTATTCTTTACCCCTCTACAATCTCTATGGTCTCACTTTAGCCGGGGTACGGATTGCTCCCACACCCAAAACCATTCTGGAATGGATTGATAAGAAAGAGGTAGCCGCAGGGGCTTTATCTTTAGCTGATTTGGAACGTTACCGCCAAAACTTCAAGCAGACGAATTATCGAGTGATTCATTCCAGTTCGGTTCCTCCGGGTGCGATTATTGTCGGACCGATGGTAGAACTCTACCAACAAGAGCGAATTCGTAAGACGCTAGCCTCTGCCTCTCAAAACACCATCCAAGCAGCCGGCTACTTAACCAACAGCAGGGTTCCTGAGTATAAAGCGTTAATGGAAATAATAGCAAAAGTTAGGCCGCTGGCAGGCAAAATTAAAGACAAACCTGTCTATCTACATAAATAA
- a CDS encoding YqiA/YcfP family alpha/beta fold hydrolase has product MKFVYLHGFASTPESAKALYLREAFAACKISLEVPDLNQGDFSHLTIARQITQVESLFPCDGTPVTLIGSSLGGLTSAWLAEKHSQVQRLVLLAPAFGFLDHWLPQLTEEQLFQWQTSGYLPIYHYGEQRSLPLHYRFVENASQYPETQLSRSVPTLILHGRQDEVIPLAASQAYANVRPWVQLRELDSDHGLWNVMPQVWQAIQVFCQPSNRD; this is encoded by the coding sequence ATGAAGTTCGTCTACCTTCACGGTTTTGCTTCAACGCCTGAGTCAGCAAAAGCCTTGTATCTGCGCGAAGCCTTCGCGGCCTGTAAGATTTCCTTGGAAGTGCCTGACCTCAACCAAGGTGACTTTTCCCACTTGACCATCGCCCGCCAGATCACTCAAGTTGAGTCTCTCTTTCCCTGTGATGGGACACCTGTGACGTTAATCGGGTCTAGTTTGGGGGGTCTAACATCCGCTTGGTTAGCCGAAAAGCACTCCCAAGTTCAGCGACTTGTTTTACTGGCTCCAGCCTTTGGATTTCTCGATCATTGGTTGCCGCAACTGACAGAAGAACAGCTTTTTCAGTGGCAGACATCGGGATATTTGCCGATTTATCACTACGGAGAACAGCGATCGCTTCCCCTCCATTACCGGTTTGTCGAAAACGCCAGCCAGTACCCAGAAACGCAACTTTCGCGATCGGTACCCACCCTGATTTTGCATGGGCGGCAGGATGAGGTGATACCCTTAGCGGCAAGTCAAGCTTATGCTAATGTGCGTCCTTGGGTACAACTGAGGGAACTAGACAGCGACCACGGATTATGGAATGTCATGCCGCAAGTTTGGCAGGCTATTCAGGTTTTTTGTCAACCTTCCAATCGAGATTGA